In Gordonia sp. SL306, the genomic window CCCCTTTGGTGTGTAGCCGTTCACGTGTCTCGGCTGTGCGGCCGAAGGCGGTGACGGTGTGTCCGGCCTGCACGAGGCGATCGGCGATGGGCAGACCCATCCGCCCGACTCCGACGCACGCGACTTCGGTCATGACTCCGATCCCATCCGCTGCAAGGCCGCGTGGGCGGCGGCGAGTACCGCCTCGCCGTGGCTCCGCCGTTCCCCGGCAATGCCTTCGAGCAACCCGACATCCTTGCGGAGCAGTCCACCCGCGTGCATCGCGATCCGGTCGAGGGTGCCCCCGGCAGAAGCGACGCGTCCGAGAGCGAAGCTGTTGGCGGTGCCGTGGGTGATGACCTCGGCGAGGCGTGCGGTGTCCACGCCAAGGGAGTCCCCGAGCCCGATCGTGTCGACCGCGGTGGCGAGGTTGGCGGTGAAGAGCAGGTTGTTCAGCAGTTTGGTGGTCTGGCCGCTACCCAGATCCCCGAGGTGCACCACGGGATTCCCGTAGATCTCGAAGATCGGCAGGCACCGCGCCACGTCGTCGTCGGCGCCGCCCACCATGACCAGCAGATCGCCGGCCTCGGCGGCCCGCCCGCCGCCACTGACCGGTGCGTCGACGACGGTCACCCCGACGTCGCGGGCGGTGTCGGCGAGTCGCTGACATGTGTCGGGGTGAACCGTACTGTGCACCACGATGATCCCGCCATCGCTCA contains:
- a CDS encoding NAD(P)-dependent oxidoreductase, translating into MRIGFIGLGSQGGPMARRIIDAGEEVALWGRRPEALVPYAETGAKIVGSPAEVGAASDVVCLCVVADQDVLDVATGPDGVLSGMSDGGIIVVHSTVHPDTCQRLADTARDVGVTVVDAPVSGGGRAAEAGDLLVMVGGADDDVARCLPIFEIYGNPVVHLGDLGSGQTTKLLNNLLFTANLATAVDTIGLGDSLGVDTARLAEVITHGTANSFALGRVASAGGTLDRIAMHAGGLLRKDVGLLEGIAGERRSHGEAVLAAAHAALQRMGSES